A genomic segment from Oncorhynchus clarkii lewisi isolate Uvic-CL-2024 chromosome 12, UVic_Ocla_1.0, whole genome shotgun sequence encodes:
- the LOC139421370 gene encoding phospholipid phosphatase-related protein type 5-like isoform X2, giving the protein MMAAEEEKPGLKSSSSIVPCFLFVELVIMAGTVLLAYYFEYTDTFPVHIQGFFCYDKTFSKPYPGPDDTSKIPPLLVYSLVTGIPCFTILVGELVAFFLKAEGTQEKTIVTADCCYFNPLLRRIVRFLGVFSFGLFTTTIFANAGQAVTGNQTPHFLSACRPNYTALGCTSNMQYITQPRACTGNPLVVASARKSFPSKDAALSVYSAVYTVMYVTLVFRTKGTRLTKPTVSLTLLCLAMLVGVVKVAEYRNHWADVLAGFFTGGAIAVFLVTCVINNFQQTRPPPPPPRPQRPESVLGMPMVALPCVESPLEKLSGTQTPRGSPFTEIT; this is encoded by the exons CTGGTGATCATGGCAGGGACGGTTCTCCTGGCGTACTACTTTGAGTACACAGACACGTTCCCTGTGCACATCCAGGGCTTCTTCTGCTACGACAAGACGTTCTCCAAGCCCTACCCCGGCCCGGATGACACCAGCAAGATACCCCCACTGCTGGTCTACTCACTGGTTACAGGCATCCCATGCTTCACG atcCTGGTAGGGGAGCTGGTGGCGTTCTTTCTGAAGGCTGAGGGGACACAAGAGAAGACCATAGTGACAGCAGACTGCTGCTACTTCAACCCCCTGCTGCGACGCATCGTCCGCTTCCTAG gggTGTTCTCCTTCGGCCTGTTCACCACCACCATCTTTGCCAACGCGGGTCAGGCGGTTACAGGAAACCAGACGCCTCACTTCCTGTCTGCCTGCCGGCCTAACTACACGGCCCTGGGGTGCACATCTAACATGCAGTACATCACCCAGCCCCGTGCCTGCACTGGAAACCCCCTGGTAGTGGCATCCGCACGCAAATCCTTCCCCTCCAAGGACGCAGCCCTCAGTGTCTACTCTGCAGTCTACACTGTG atgTATGTGACGCTGGTATTCCGGACCAAAGGCACTCGGCTGACCAAGCCTACGGTCAGCCTGACCCTGCTATGCCTGGCCATGCTGGTGGGAGTGGTCAAGGTGGCAGAGTACCGCAACCACTGGGCCGACGTCCTGGCCGGCTTCTTCACTGGAGGAGCTATCGCTGTGTTTCTG gtgacGTGTGTGATCAACAACTTCCAGCAGACGaggccccctccccctcccccgcgGCCACAGCGCCCTGAGTCGGTGCTAGGCATGCCCATGGTGGCTCTGCCATGTGTGGAGAGTCCTCTCGAAAAGTTAAGTGGAACTCAG aCTCCGAGGGGGTCTCCTTTCACAGAGATCACATGA
- the LOC139421370 gene encoding phospholipid phosphatase-related protein type 5-like isoform X1, whose translation MMAAEEEKPGLKSSSSIVPCFLFVELVIMAGTVLLAYYFEYTDTFPVHIQGFFCYDKTFSKPYPGPDDTSKIPPLLVYSLVTGIPCFTILVGELVAFFLKAEGTQEKTIVTADCCYFNPLLRRIVRFLGVFSFGLFTTTIFANAGQAVTGNQTPHFLSACRPNYTALGCTSNMQYITQPRACTGNPLVVASARKSFPSKDAALSVYSAVYTVMYVTLVFRTKGTRLTKPTVSLTLLCLAMLVGVVKVAEYRNHWADVLAGFFTGGAIAVFLVTCVINNFQQTRPPPPPPRPQRPESVLGMPMVALPCVESPLEKLRGGLLSQRSHDHQPYRFPATPDVLIPSRSISSEV comes from the exons CTGGTGATCATGGCAGGGACGGTTCTCCTGGCGTACTACTTTGAGTACACAGACACGTTCCCTGTGCACATCCAGGGCTTCTTCTGCTACGACAAGACGTTCTCCAAGCCCTACCCCGGCCCGGATGACACCAGCAAGATACCCCCACTGCTGGTCTACTCACTGGTTACAGGCATCCCATGCTTCACG atcCTGGTAGGGGAGCTGGTGGCGTTCTTTCTGAAGGCTGAGGGGACACAAGAGAAGACCATAGTGACAGCAGACTGCTGCTACTTCAACCCCCTGCTGCGACGCATCGTCCGCTTCCTAG gggTGTTCTCCTTCGGCCTGTTCACCACCACCATCTTTGCCAACGCGGGTCAGGCGGTTACAGGAAACCAGACGCCTCACTTCCTGTCTGCCTGCCGGCCTAACTACACGGCCCTGGGGTGCACATCTAACATGCAGTACATCACCCAGCCCCGTGCCTGCACTGGAAACCCCCTGGTAGTGGCATCCGCACGCAAATCCTTCCCCTCCAAGGACGCAGCCCTCAGTGTCTACTCTGCAGTCTACACTGTG atgTATGTGACGCTGGTATTCCGGACCAAAGGCACTCGGCTGACCAAGCCTACGGTCAGCCTGACCCTGCTATGCCTGGCCATGCTGGTGGGAGTGGTCAAGGTGGCAGAGTACCGCAACCACTGGGCCGACGTCCTGGCCGGCTTCTTCACTGGAGGAGCTATCGCTGTGTTTCTG gtgacGTGTGTGATCAACAACTTCCAGCAGACGaggccccctccccctcccccgcgGCCACAGCGCCCTGAGTCGGTGCTAGGCATGCCCATGGTGGCTCTGCCATGTGTGGAGAGTCCTCTCGAAAA aCTCCGAGGGGGTCTCCTTTCACAGAGATCACATGACCATCAGCCGTATCGGTTCCCCGCAACCCCAGATGTCCTCATTCCGTCTCGCTCCATTTCCAGCGAAGTCTAG